GGGTCGGGAGTGGAGGTGTGGCGGTCGCCACGCCTTGAGCGGCCGTCACGCTCATGAGGGTCAGCAGGGCAAGGGCGAGGGTGGTCTTGAGCAGGCGGGTGGGAACGGTGGTGGTGTTCATGGGGCTCCTCGTCGTGGGGTCAGGGTGCCCCGGTCCTTCAACTGACGGGTGTAGGCCGCGAATCAATCAGCTGCTATGACGCGCCCGTGCTGTCAACGCTTGGGCCGGGTGTAAATCCTGAGCAGCACTGCGGCCGAGACCGCGACGATCAGACCCACGAAGGCGGGGTGGATGTCCTTGCTGAGGCTCTCTGCTCGCCCGGGGTTGAGCACCCATATCAGGAAGGGCACGGCGTACACGATGCCCAGGGCGCTGACCTACCCGCGCAGGTCGCGGCGGCGAGGGTCCCGGAAGGTGTTGATCAGCATGATGGCGGTGAGGATAAAGGCCAGGAAAGCGAACTGCCCCACCACCATGATGGGAATGGCCTAGGTCGAGACGATGACCGAGCGCGGTGCCCGGCGGGGCTGGTGTGCGGGGGAGCGGGTGACGATCTCGGTCGGGCGGGTGGACGCGGTGGTCTCGTTCTTGGGGCTCCTCGCGGGGTCAGGGTGCCCCGATCTCCAAACTTACGGATGTAAGTTTATTAGAATTAACTTAGCGGGTAAGTTAACCTGTGTATAGTGGCTACATGAGCCGCCCCACCAGACGCGCCCGCAATCCCAGAGGAGAGGGCGCCCGACTGCGCCAGGACATCGTCCAGGCCGCCACGGAACTTCTTGACGCCGGCGGAAGTGCCGAGTCCGTGTCGCTGCGTAGCGTGGCGAACCGCATCGGCATCTCGACCCCTTCGATCTATCCGCATTTTGCCAGCCGGGAGGCCATCCTCCACGCCGTCGTACAGGAGGCGTTCGCCGAACTCAGAAATCAGATCCGCGAGGCGCTCGAGCAGGCGGGCGCCGACCCGGGCGCGCGGCTGCGAGCGCTGTGCGCCACCTATCTGGAGTTCGCCGTGACCCGGCCACAGCGGTACCGCATCCTGTTCGGTGGGTTCTGGCACGCTGAAGACCTTCAGCCGGTACCGCTGGCGGCCGGGGAGGAAGTGGTGGGTCAAGACGTCTTCACCCTGCTCGTCGACGTGCTGCGTGAGTGTGTCGAGGCCGGACGGTCAGCGAGCGTGGACCCTGCCGGGGATGCGGCGGTTCTGTGGGCAGGATTACATGGGCTGGCTGGGCTGCGCACTGCGGCTCCCCAGTTTGCCTGGCCAGAAGATGCGCTTGACCGGGTGCTCACTCGTCTGGCCCTCCTCCGGTGGCCGGCCACGGAGGCGATGGACCTTCGCGGACCAGAACCCCCCCAGGACTGGGCTGCGTCGGGGAAATAGGGGCTGCTCGCTGCCCAGTGCAGGGGTCTGGATTCGTCCAAGACGGGTTGGCGCACCGTCGCGGGACGGCTCGCTCCTCGGAGTTGAGCGGGGTGGTGGGCCAGCCCGCGCAAGCCTTCGCCGTCGCGTCTGGCTGAACTCACTGGCCGGGTGGAGAGCACCGTACGCTAGGGAGGGTGCAGCCCTTGCGTTCAGGCGGTCTCGGATGGGTTCGGCAGGGGCACGGCCGCAGAGCGCTCGAACAGCCCACACAGGCCCCTGCGGTCCCCCTCCTCGTACGCGTACAGGGCGACGGGCCGAAGCGTCCCCGGCTTCAGGCCCGCTGCTCGGAGTTGTTCGATGGTCGCCATTCCCTCTGGGATCGCGTTGACGTACTTCGGGATCTTCGGGCGGTCAGCGGGGTTGGCCATTCGGAACAGGATCGGGCTTGCGGTCGAGGCGCGTGGTGACTTCTGTTGGGGTGGGCATGTTCTTGAGCAGGAGCGGGGGAGGGGAGGACCTAACGTCACGAGGCCTGCTTTCCCTGCGCTGATGAAACGACCCCCAGCCACAGCCAGCCGCGCGGGCTCGGGCATAGGTAGAGGGGGGAGGACGCGTCCTCCCCTGAGGTGTTCACCTTCAGTTGGTCAGGGTGCCTTCCCGCTGGGCGA
This sequence is a window from Deinococcus aestuarii. Protein-coding genes within it:
- a CDS encoding TetR/AcrR family transcriptional regulator, encoding MSRPTRRARNPRGEGARLRQDIVQAATELLDAGGSAESVSLRSVANRIGISTPSIYPHFASREAILHAVVQEAFAELRNQIREALEQAGADPGARLRALCATYLEFAVTRPQRYRILFGGFWHAEDLQPVPLAAGEEVVGQDVFTLLVDVLRECVEAGRSASVDPAGDAAVLWAGLHGLAGLRTAAPQFAWPEDALDRVLTRLALLRWPATEAMDLRGPEPPQDWAASGK